A single region of the Candidatus Poribacteria bacterium genome encodes:
- a CDS encoding Gfo/Idh/MocA family oxidoreductase, with product MMSKLRVAVIGCGGRGRGHMRILSEFDDTDLVAVCDPVEAARDTAADQFNVSAKYERIEALLDHETLDAVFVATPAHLNGEAALPCFERGVHTLLEKPPGMSVAETVALRSAAERTGAKGMVGWNRRFHPIIVEAKRHVTARGPVTQIVGEFHKSITRLAQGGRFPEHLMDNMFLETPIHALDTIRAVAEADVQEVHSVVQRTISDYKDVHAALILFDNGCVAQHIANYTTDARLERYEIHGRDISAYLEGVSQGTVFSDGTQHKLTEAGTGGTVEQNRYFLDCVKSDTPVSFPAANLDEAVKTMELAEAILSGLR from the coding sequence ATGATGTCGAAACTACGAGTTGCTGTCATCGGATGCGGCGGTAGGGGCCGCGGACACATGAGAATCCTTTCGGAATTTGACGATACTGACCTTGTCGCCGTCTGCGATCCTGTCGAAGCAGCGCGCGACACCGCTGCGGACCAGTTCAATGTCTCAGCAAAGTACGAGCGTATTGAGGCGTTGTTGGACCATGAAACCTTAGACGCCGTTTTCGTCGCGACACCCGCACACCTCAACGGTGAGGCGGCACTCCCCTGTTTTGAACGCGGGGTGCATACGCTTTTGGAAAAACCGCCGGGCATGAGCGTCGCAGAAACGGTCGCTTTACGGAGTGCAGCGGAACGAACAGGCGCGAAAGGGATGGTAGGCTGGAACCGTCGTTTTCACCCAATCATCGTTGAGGCGAAACGGCACGTTACCGCACGCGGTCCCGTGACACAAATCGTCGGTGAGTTTCACAAGAGTATCACCCGATTGGCACAAGGCGGCAGATTTCCAGAACACCTAATGGACAATATGTTTCTGGAGACGCCTATCCACGCCCTTGATACAATTCGTGCCGTCGCTGAAGCTGACGTTCAAGAAGTCCATAGTGTCGTCCAGCGGACCATCTCAGACTACAAAGATGTTCACGCCGCACTGATCCTGTTCGATAACGGTTGTGTTGCCCAACACATCGCCAACTACACCACAGATGCTCGCCTTGAACGCTATGAGATTCACGGCAGAGACATCTCTGCTTATCTTGAAGGCGTCTCCCAGGGCACCGTTTTCTCTGATGGCACACAACACAAACTGACCGAAGCAGGCACGGGTGGCACTGTTGAGCAGAATCGGTATTTCTTGGATTGTGTCAAGTCCGATACGCCTGTTTCGTTCCCCGCTGCTAACCTTGACGAAGCTGTTAAAACCATGGAACTTGCCGAGGCAATTCTAAGCGGATTGCGTTGA